GCTCATAACCATGTCTAAATCTCAGATAACAGGATTTTCCCTGATTCTACAGGAGAATCTGAACAAGTTGATGACCAACCTCAGGAGTACCCATCCTCACTTTGTGCGGTGCATCATCCCCAATGAAACGAAAACTCCTGGTAAGAAGTTCTAGAGTGGAAGCACAAAGCATGACTGCCATACCTCCTTTTAACAAAACTCTGCAGTGAAAtaaatatggtttttttttttaggcgcCATGGAGCATGATCTTGTCCTGCACCAGCTGAGGTGCAACGGTGTGCTGGAGGGCATCCGCATCTGCAGGAAGGGGTTCCCAAGCCGAATCCTGTATGCAGACTTCAAACAGAGGTCAGACTCTCCTAATTATGGTGTTTCCTGGAGTttagtataaatattatttagtgcAAGCAAAACAATTTAGTGAAAAACAtgcctttgttatttttaatttgctacaaaaagagtaaaaaattatAAGCCTCAAAACACCTTTAAAACACAGATATACCACATACTAAGCACTCTAGAGACTTTTCACTGGATTTACCATGCTCCTGGCTTAGCTCATAGATGTCTACATTAACTTCAATAATTATGAGAACAACCATTTTTGAGTGCTTAATATGTttggattatttcacttaatccttcCAAAAACTCAGTAGAGGTAAGTACTATCAATAGCAAATGCATCTACCAAGGATAATATGTTACATTTTATTGGTCATCTACACACTAATGTGAACAAAATTGTAGAATACTTTCCTGAGAACAGGGTCTGATGAGGCAGAAAGGAAAGTTGCAACTGTGCAGGAaggtaaaatggaataaaaatagacAGTAGATACTAGATTGACCATCTATGTATACAATGTCCTTCCTGTGAAGAAAGAATCATTGTTTTAAAGCTCTGGGTTTTTTAAATGGATCATTTAACACTTAGCTACTACTAGTCTCATCAGTACaccaagttttaaaaaactatatttacTTTACCAGATACAAGGTATTAAATGCAAGTGCAATCCCTGAAGGACAATTCATTGACAGCAAGAAGGCTTCTGAGAAGCTCCTTGCGTCCATCGACATTGACCACACCCAGTATAAATTTGGTCACACCAAGGTAATAGTCTCTAAGGCCCACCAGACACTATGCCTGTCCCTTTGAAGTCTATGTAAAGTTTCTGATCTGCAACTCTGCCCACACACAGGTCTTTTTCAAAGCTGGCCTTCTGGGGCTCCTAGAGGAGATGCGAGATGACAAGCTGGCCCAGCTGATTACTCGAACCCAGGCCAGGAGCAAAGGGTTCTTGGCAAGAGTGGAGTACCACAGGATGGTGGAGAGGAGGTATACAAACATATTGCTTGTCTAGTCACATCCTTCAGAAGCATATTTGAGGTGGCTTACAGTTAAGGCTCAGATATGATAAGGCCACCAGAGTAAGAAGGGATGAATAAGAGTCTGATGCTGAAGTGGAGATATACATGTACCAGAAAAGTTAAGGTAGGAATCATCACCACAGAATGCATCGAATGCttgggtaaaaaataaaaaagagagggaagcataataaaaaagagagagagatgtgtaGGTCTTATCTAACAAGAGAAAACATACCACTGAGTAAGCAGAGACAAAGTGTTGCCCTAGCATTTGGTTCTAATATGAATTTACTGGGTAGATCATTAAATAAGATACACTGAACTGCACAGCAGACAGTATTTTCAACAGTGGTTTTACTCAAGATGCAGAAACAACTTCTTCATCTGATCATTTCGATTATTGAATTATTATGATTTAAATTATTAAGGGCAAAATAGGTGACAAAAATTTTTTCAGTAAGTTAATACAATTTCACCGAGGTACCTGGCACTTTAGTGATCTAATTTGATGCAGGGACAGAGTTCTTAGACTACAAGTCAGGTGTCTCAAACTGCAGGACGCATATGAACGAGATCCATAGGgagaaatgcattttatattgCCACCTGTATATCCAtgcatacatgtatgtgtgtgcaaatatataaataatttacatGGAACAGATTTTCTATCACCTGTAGTTCTGCTAATATCTTTTACTgtattctatttcattaaaaataataagtttgGTCATGaacctatatatatacatatatatagatatatattgggGCAATTAATTGCCCATGTATGAaggtaattaattttttaaaataatttagattaAAACAAATGTGATGAGATTAGAGTAGAATGCAAAAATCAtacaacattaaaatataaaaccagagatttttcaaagaaattctgAGTTTTTAATGAGTCCCTTTATCCCATGCCCCACATCCCTGAGGGGTCTGGTTCCCCCTTCACTGCTCTCAGTGGCATTCACATAGGAAAGTTTGCGAAGCACTAAAGCAGAGCAGTACTTCTCAAAGGGTGGTCCTTGGACCTACACCATCAGCATCTCTTgcaaacttgttaaaaatgcaaattttaggCCCCACCTCATATCTGCAGAATCTGAATCTCTGGGGAAAGGGTCCAGGAACCAGTATTTGATGAGATGAGATCATCAAGACAttagatgagggacttccctggtggcgcagtggttaagaatctgcctgccaatgcaagggacacgggttcgatccctggtctgggaagatcccacatgccgcggagcaactaagcccgtgcaccacaactactgagcctgtgctctagagcccgcgatccacaactactgagcctgcgtgccacaactactgaagcccgtgtgcctagagcctgtgctccgcaacaagagaagccaccgcaatgagaagcctgcgcaccacaacgaagagtagcccccgcttgtcacaactagagaaagcccacacgcagcaacgaaggctcaacgcagccaaaaaaataaaataaattaaaaaaaaagaagttagatgATTCTTATGCAcaccaaagtttgagaagcaccaaTGTAGAAAAAGGAATGATTAATTAGTCCTTGACCACCATCCCCAAATATAATTTCTTTCGTCTGTGCTTTTGAAAGTAAGTGAGGAACATGGTGGAGGGCAGAACCTCCAACTCTCACTGCCAAGATTTCATCTCATTTCATCATCCACACAATATCTAATTTGCATCAATTAAATTTCAGGGAGTCTCTCTTCTGCATCCAGTACAATATCCGAGCCTTCATGAATGTCAAGCACTGGCCCTGGATGAAACTATTCTTCAAGATCAAGCCCCTGCTGAAGAGTGCGGAGACGGAGAAAGAGATGGCCACCATGAAGGAAGAGTTCCAGAAAACCAAAGATGAACTTGCCAAGTCAGaggcaaaaagaaaggaactggagGAAAAATTGGTGACTCTAGTACAAGAGAAGAATGACCTGCAGCTCCAAGTTCAGGCTGTAAGTAGTGGTATCATCCTGTGTACTGCTAATCAGGACGCAAGCGCTATGACTCTAGCCACAACTAGAGGCAGTGAGTTGGGTAGTCAGTGTGAGAGACACTCACTGGAGGGAGAAGGTTAAAGCACTCTGATGGTACTAATGAAGTCCTTATTCCTTCATCACCCAATAAGTGCCCCCAAACCAGAACCAGGGCAATGAGCTAGAACTGaccattttcttccattctgtacaATTTCATCAAACTACAGGGTTTACAACTTCTTTTCCCTATGAAGACAGTCCTTGAAAGTGATTTTAACACGAAGCTAgcccaaataaaatattaaggagAGGATAGCATGGAGAGAGTGATTTGTTTTCTCTGAAACATCCCTGAACTTCTAGGTGTCTATGGGTCTTAAATCACAGCATGTATAGCTGACAAATGACAGTATTCTACatcaatttttattgaattattgttTGTTATTGATCTCCAAAACTGAGATTTGCTCTTTCAAATCCATCTCCATAGTCAGTGCCGTATCACATCACACCCGGATTGCTGCATCAGTACCTAACTTGCTCTGCctacccccaactctctccctccatccagcCTGCTGCTACTCCCAAACCAAGTATTTTAGAATTGCTTCCATCAACTCTGAAATGTAATTTATGAGACTGTCTTTCATTTGGAGTGAACTGAATTGGTCTGGTATAATTTACTCATCACAAAACCATATGTTTTTCCTGCTGATTAAGATTGGTCTCTTCTGTCAAGTTTGGGCGGTGTAATAATTCCTTCTTTTAGATTACAGAAGGGAAAAGAGCTGTTTTTCTGTCCCCACTCCTTCCAAATCTATCCTGAATTCTCTTCTCTTGTCCCTAGGGAATCACTTAGACTCTGTCCTACACCACTATACTCACTACCTGGCTATCTGCagcacattttattcttttatgtattCGAAGACTGATATGGAGGCTCACTGATGAATGTACCTATcaatttctctctcatttcctgTCCACCCCCAACCCTCTTAAGTAGAAACATAGGTTGCTAGGAATTTCTTGATCACTTTATGCCTCAAATAGAATTTAGAGCATCTTAACCAGGATCATCCTACAAGACTACAATGGGAAATAATTCAGTAGCGGCTACATCCAGAATTTCTCCTGCTGgaatcctttctctcctcctgatCCTTCTCCCAATAAATTCATTTCTAAAAGACCAAATCCTACCCATTCTCAAAGCCCAACTCAAATGCCACTTCATTCATGAAACCATATCTGATACAACTTCTCTGATCTCTTATGTCACTAATTGGTTTCTGAATTAATGGTAGCTTGTTGGGGTTAAGTTTTCTAATCTACTGTAGAATATACTCTTCTCAAGGAACAGGACAATATCtgatacattttgtttttctcacaaTGTGGAGCCTCCTGAATCACACACAGAAGGTGGTTCATAAAAGTTTAAGCCAAAGAACCAATAGTGGTGATTTACACCGTTATCATTGTGAAATACTTCATTCTTACTTCCCAATTTTGATTTTGCTTCCAATTCAAGGAAGCTGAAGGCTTGGCTGATGCAGAGGAAAGGTGTGACCAGCTGATCAAAACCAAAATCCACCTCGAGGCCAAAATCAAGGAGGTGACTGAGAGAGCTGAGGATGAGGAAGAGATCAATGCTGAGCTGACGGCCAAGAAGAGGAAACTGGAGGACGAGTGTTCAGAACTGAAGAAAGACATAGATGACCTTGAGCTGACACTGGCCAAGGTTgaaaaggagaaacatgccacgGAAAATAAGGTAGGAAACGTATACAAGGaaagtttacttttttattattattagggGATACAAGCATAAAACTGAAGCCACCAAAATGTAACATGTAATGCAAAGTGTTTTTACTTCCTAAGGTGAAAAACCTCACAGAAGAGATGGCAAATCTGGATGAAACCATCGCAAAGCTGACCAAGGAGAAGAAGGCCCTCCAGGAGGCCCACCAGCAGACCCTGGATGACCTGCAGGCAGAAGAGGACAAAGTCAACACTCTGACCAAAGCTAAAACCAAGCTAGAGCAGCAAGTGGATGACGTAAGTCTAGGATTATcaaggaaattattttctttgaaaggaAGCTAAGCAATCCTTTTGACTCAACATTATTTGTATTTAGCTTGAAGGGTCTTTGGAGCAAGAAAGGAAACTTCGCATGGACCTAGAAAGAGCTAAGAGGAAACTTGAAGGTGACCTCAAGTTGTCCCAAGAGTCCATAATGGacattgaaaatgaaaaacaacaacttGATGAAAAGCTCAAAAAGTAAGTATGAAAGAATTGCTTATGAACTTGCTTCCAATGTTGCATATGAACTCAACTGTTATCCTTTGCTActtttcaaaaaggaaagagTTTGAAATCAGCAATTTGCAAAGCAAGGTTGAAGATGAACAAGCACTTGGCATTCAACTGCAGAAGAAGATCAAAGAGCTGCAGGTAAGTTCATATTTCCATCAGTCTGGCTCAAAGAGGCACAGTTATGACATAAAAAAGCTAAAATTGAGCTTTTCCCCACTGCCAGGCCCGCAtcgaggagctggaggaggagatCGAGGCAGAGCGGGCCTCCCGCGCCAAAGCAGAGAAGCAGCGCTCAGACCTCTCCCGGGAGCTGGAGGAGATCAGCGAGCGGCTGGAAGAGGCCGGCGGGGCCACTTCAGCCCAGATTGAGATGAACAAGAAGCGGGAGGCCGAGTTCCAGAAAATGCGCAGGGACCTGGAGGAGGCCACCCTGCAGCACGAGGCCACGGCGGCCGCGCTGAGGAAGAAGCACGCGGACAGTGTGGCCGAGCTGGGGGAGCAGATTGACAACCTGCAGAGGGTCAAGCAGAAGTtggagaaggagaagagtgagaTGAAGATGGAGATTGATGACCTTGCTAGCAACGTAGAAACGATCTCTAAAGCCAAGGTACCACAGTCTGAGAAATTGTCATTAACAACAATGACCCTTTATGTGCATGTCACAGTTTGCACAGGCCCCTTTACACACAAcatgtcatttgttttttgtagtaaTCCAGGAGGTAAGCAAGAAAGATATTAGTATTTGTATTATTTCCACTTAATCATATGAAGAAAGTAATATTCAAAGAAGTTAAGCACATTGGCCCCATGACACTACTAACAAATGACAGCACCAGCAGTGAGCATAGGTTGTGAGTGTTCTCTTGTTCTCCAACTGGAGAACACAGGTCTCCAAAATTCTCAATTATCCAATAAGCAAAGTTTCATTGTACATAAAAACAATCAAGTATTTATAAACATGCTTTTAGAAAACGTGCCATTCAATTCTCACAAAATCTTAAATTTAGTACatgatctttaaattttttattataggcatacctcagagatactgcgggtttggttccagaccaccacaatgaaGCAACTATCagaataaagcaagtcacacaaatgtcttggtttcccagtgcatataaaagttatgtttacactattctgtagcctattaagtgtgcaatagcattatgtctaaaaaaatatacatcccttaatttaaaaatactttattgctaaaaaagtgctaaccatcatctgagccttcaacgagtcatagtagtaacatcaaagatcactgatcacagatcaccgtaacaaatataataatgaaaaagcttgaatattgtgagaattaccaaaatgtgatgaGAGACATGAAGTGGGCAAATGCTATTGGGAAAATGGCACTGACAGACTTATtggacacagggttgccacaaaccttcaatttgtaaaaaaacaaaaaacaaaaaaaacccaaaaaacaaaaaaaacccgcAGTATCTGTGAAGAGCAGCAAATGAGGTATGCCTGGAATACTGAACAAAGCTTCacaatcagctttttaaaaacctcaatGTATAGTTTCATCTTAGGACAGCaatcataaaatatatagaaaaaattcTAATATATCGTAGTACatataagaaaatttattttatatgtcaaaataaatatttttctgttttagaagaAACTGCAGCCAtggcaaaatattattaaaatgtcttcatttgCTTCTTCTACTTTTTCTCTCGCAGGGAAACCTAGAGAAGATGTGCCGCACCCTGGAAGACCAACTGAGCGAGCTGAAATCGAAGGAGGAAGAGCAACAGCGGCTGATCAGTGACCTGACAACTCAGAGGGGACGCCTGCAGACGGAATCTGGTAACTCTCGCCTCTATGAGGCCTAAAAGTGGAGATGATGTGGTCAAAAACCACTGATATGGTGATGTGAGAGCCTAATAAAAGCAACCGAGAACATGCGTGATTCAGCGAACAGCTCAGGCTCTCACCCTACATGCAAGGTCACCTGGGGACAATGCAGGAGATGAAGACTTCCATAGGACTGGGCCAAGCTCTGCTCCACAAAGGCCTTGAGGATTTGGTCACATGGAGGGGATGCTTGGGATCAGGAGTCGCTCCAGCATGGGTCCAGGGCTTCTGTTTTAGACCAAGCTTCTTTTTATCTAGATCAGAGTGTACCAAATTCCTGAATAGGGCAATGGATAACCCAGTCCCTCAAAAGTCTTATGAAACAGGGACAATGTAGAATTAGACATTTTAGCTACCTTCTCTGACAGTTATCAACAGGTTTTGCACAATATTATATAACCCTGAAAGAATCAGTTATGGAGAGAACAAAGAGAATTTAagctgtatttattcattcaggttAATATGTAAGTTTCACCATAAAAATCGGAAATTTGACATTAGCATGAAGGTGTCAACAGAGAATTCAATCCTCTGAGTACTCAACTGGAAGGCGGTGTTGAGAGTTTAAACTTACTTCTAACATGGGCTTGCGAAACTTTTCCTTTGCCTTAAAGAGCGGTGCCATTTCTGTTGCCCATCAGGTGAACTTTCACGTCAGCTAGATGAAAAAGAATCTTTGGTGTCTCAGTTATCAAGGGGCAAGCAAGCATTTACTCAACAGACTGAGGAATTAAAGAGGCAACTTGAAGAGGAGATAAAGGTAACTATCGTTGTGagactcatttttttcccctaacctGACCCTAAATTGGAGTCCATTACACCAACTTTAAAAAGGTTTTGAAACTTAAGAATTAAACAATTAAATATCCAGTAAAAAGAAGGTGTAACTACCTCCACAGGCCAAGAGTGCCCTGGCCCACGCCCTGCAGTCCTCCCGCCACGACTGTGACCTGCTGCGGGAACAGTATGAGGAGGAGCAGGAATCCAAGGCTGAGCTGCAGAGGACGCTGTCCAAGGCCAACAGCGAGGTGGCTCAGTGGAGGACCAAGTACGAGACGGACGCCATCCAGCGCacagaggagctggaggaggccaAGTATGTGCGCAGATAGGAGAGAATGTGCAGAGAACGCTGGATGTTGAATCAGAAAGACACAACCTTTGAAGATTCAGTGAATTAGCCCACAAACGTTCATTAATTAGCTCCTATTTGCCAGGCACTATCAGGCCCTGAGAATAAGACATGAATAAAGCAAACACCATCACGACCCTCCTAGCCTCAAATCTAgttaaggaaacaaagaataacaAGTAATTATACAGATAATCAGCCTTATTGCTGGTTGTCAAGCACACCAAGCTCATTGCTGCTTCAGGGATTTGCAATTGTTGGCCCCTCTGTGTCTGGAATACTCTCCCTCCAGATCTCCCTCTGGCTCACTCTGACTTCTTTTAGATCTTGACTCAAACGTTACCTCCTTGGAGAGGACTTCCCTAAGTATCTAGAATAGTTGGCCACGCCGtactcctttttattttccttcactgCACTTATATCTGCAATATGTTGTTATGCGTTTTCTCACTTGCTTATTGTTTCTCACTTGTTTGGAAGCTTCATGAGGCAGGGACCTTTTCTGTCCCGTTCACTGCTGTGTACTCAGCATCTGGTTCATAAAAGCAGCtcatcaatatttgttgagtgaatgaatggatattttTAATATGAAGTTCCCCATACTTTTCAGCATGGTAATAGTTCATAATTCTTGGTTTGGTTCACTTCTTTCTACAAACATACATAATCTTCAAGGAAGAAGCTGGCCCAGCGGCTGCAGGCTGCTGAGGAACATGTAGAAGCCGTGAACGCCAAATGCGCTTCCCTTGAGAAGACGAAGCAGCGGCTCCAGAATGAGGTCGAGGACCTCATGCTCGATGTTGAGAGGACAAACGCTGCCTGCGCAGCTCTGGACAAAAAGCAAAGGAACTTCGATAAGGTAGTCTCTACAGCAGCCTCTGCTCTCCACCATTGTCCTCTATCCTTTCCAGGAGGTAACCACTCTCGGTGGGTGTTTCAGGTCCTGGCAGAATGGAAACAGAAGTATGAGGAAACTCACGTCGAGCTCGAGGCCGCTCAGAAGGAGGCCCGCTCTCTTGGCACTGAGCTGTTCAAGATGAAGAACGCCTACGAGGAGTCCTTGGATCAGCTAGAAACTTTGAAACGAGAGAACAAAAACTTGCAGCGTGAGTCCCTTTcactttcaataattttcatGCCTTGGAGGAACCTTCCTCTTATGTCCTCTGTCTGATCAAACCTCTACCTGTCTTTACCCAAACAACAGAGGAGATTTCTGACCTCACTGAGCAGATTGCAGAAGAAGGGAAACGTATGCATGaactggagaaaataaagaaacaagtgGAACAAGAAAAGTCTGAAATTCAGGCTGCTTTAGAAGAAGCAGAGGTACAAGTCAAAAATGTGCATTGTAaacagattcaaaaaaaaaattaggactaGCCACATATattgaacagaaaaagaaacagcacaaAATTAGTGGAAGGAACATGTGCAGAATAACTTCTGAATGTTTCCATTCCCTGCTAATGTCACCCCTTGCTGTCATTAAGGCATCTCTTGAACACGAGGAGGGAAAGATCCTGCGCATCCAGCTGGAGTTGAACCAAGTCAAGTCTGAAGTTGACAGGAAAATCGCTGAAAAGGATGAGGAAATTGACCAGCTGAAGAGGAACCACATTAGAGTTGTGGAGACCATGCAGAGCATGCTGGATGCTGAGATCCGGAGCAGAAATGATGCCATCAGGCTCAAGAAGAAGATGGAGGGAGACCTCAACGAAATGGAAATCCAGTTGAACCACGCCAACCGCACGGCTGCTGAGGCCCTGAAGAACTACAGGAACACCCAAGCCATCCTCAAGGTAAATGGGCTCAGGAGATGGTCCCAGGGCAGTTGGGGTGACTGCAGCCCTGAGAACAAGGTGTCTCAATGATCGTTCATTCCACAGGATACCCAGCTCCACCTGGATGATGCTCTCCGGGGCCAAGAGGACCTGAAGGAGCAGCTGGCGATTGTGGAGCGCAGAGCCAACCTGCTGCAGGCTGAGATCGAGGAGCTGCGGACCACCCTGGAGCAGACGGAGAGGAGCAggaagatggcagagcaggagcTCCTGGACGCCAGCGAGCGCGTCCAGCTCCTGCACACCCAGGTGGGATTCAGCACAAAGAATTCACCTTCAGTAAATGCTTACACCCCAGAAAACAtaagcttgattttttttatatgacAGTCAGGTTTTATACTTCTACCAAATTTTCAATGCATTACTGAGAAATCTTTCACTGtttcattttgtacatattaTTATAGATTACTTCCTAAAATATTCTAAGGCTTCCCATATTCTTTTGTGTTAATATCTTTACTGACCCTGGTTAACAATATTGACATATTTATTGTGGAAAAGTGAAATATTCAAACATCTGTTATAATTTTGTCCCTGTGAGTGGTCTCATTGGTAAATGGtggttataaaattataaagctatTTGGTCTAATTATGAACTATGTACTTGAAAATGCTAAATATTCtataacatttctattttaattaattgtATTGCATAGCAAAATAATATTAAAGGGCATTTGACTTGCAAATTTttatctgaaattattttcaagaaaaatgttttttgaaaagtACCACTAAGTAGTTTAGTAACATGATTAAAAGAACATATAACTTACTTTTAAACAGAACACCAGCCTGATCAATACAAAGAAGAAGCTGGAGACAGACATCTCCCAAATGCAAGGAGAGATGGAGGACATTATCCAGGAAGCTCGCAACGCAGAAGAGAAGGCCAAGAAGGCCATCACTGATGTGAGCAGAGGGCCACATAGGGGTGGTCAAACTACAGTCTTGATGGGCTACCTCAGCTCTCTCAACTGGTTTTGTTTTACTGCTAATTAGGCGGCCATGATGGCCGAGGAGCTGAAGAAGGAGCAGGACACCAGCGCCCACCTGGAGCGGATGAAGAAGAACCTGGAGCAGACGGTGAAGGACCTGCAGCACCGCCTGGACGAGGCTGAGCAGCTGGCCCTGAAGGGCGGCAAGAAGCACATCCAGAAGCTGGAGGCCAGGGTGGGTCTCTCAATATCtatctatttccatttcttcccaATGCCTTACTGGATCAAAGTTCTTAAGAGCCTACTCATTCGCAGGTGCGTGAGCTGGAAGGAGAGGTTGAGAGTGAGCAAAAGCGTAGTGCGGAAGCTGTCAAGGGCCTGCGCAAATACGAGAGGAGAGTGAAGGAACTCACCTATCAGGTACAGCAACAGTTTTTATCAGCTAAGCACTCCTTGCATATACAGGAAACAGTCATATGCGATGATACAAGAGTCATGTGCTTTTGAAGTAAGGCCCTGTGGTTTTTATCATCTTTCAGACGGAAGAAGATCGGAAAAATATACTCAGGCTTCAGGACTTGGTAGATAAACTTCAGGCAAAAGTGAAATCTTACAAGAGACAAGCTGAGGAGGCTGTAAGTATCCTTaagacagagggaagggagaagtcCTCTGTTaagaaaaactaataaataaataattagattTACTATTTACTTCTTGTAGTAAATAAGCTGTTTGCTTCATAGAAGACTGTGTACTTCTTAGAAACGTTTGCACATTTTTTAACTTATTGCTTACTATTTGTAATACGAATagattgatttttaaagttaacaTTCAACCCACAAAGAAACCTCAAAAaatttcaaagcagaaataatacAGGCCACATTCTCTAGCCACAGTGTGATAAAGTTGTAAAGTAATGAgaacatataaacaaaaatttccaAGCACTTAAATGTTAAAAAACTAACTTTCCTAAAAAACGTttggattaaattaaataaaaacataattactgaataatttttaactgtaaataaaatttcaaggaagATGAGACATTTATAAGCCTAGAATGTAACCAAAGCTGTCCTTGAAGGACAATTCATTGCTTTATATGCTTTCATCATgaatcaagaattttaaaaaatgaagaaaactgacAGTCcaataaagaaatcataaataataataaaataacaaaagtaaGAGGTGTTGATAAAGATAAAGTAGAAATTAATGAATTAGAGTATTCTATTTTCTAATTTGATAATCTCACTAACATCTAgggaagtaataaaataaatacacttatAACTAGATTAATCAAggaaaaagtgagagaaaataCAAACTCACAACAATACAAATGAGAAATGGGACAAACCATACAGGTAgaaaggttattttttaaatgtaaaatataaatctgTTAAGACAGTTAAAATCTTAAAGAAATATGAGAATATAATTTACTAAGTTGGCTGAATAAGTTATTTCAGAAATACTTCTGAAAATGGACTCAGGTCCAGATATGTCTTTCAAAATTTCAAGGAACAGATAATCCCTGAGCTATGTAAGCCATTCCAGAGCATGGGAAAAGATGAAAAGCTTTCCAAATCATTTTAAGAAGCTTGCATAACCCGCATACCAAAACCTGTCCAAAAGAGAACAGGGGGGAAGACACTAAAGGCAGTTTTATTCATGAGTATAGTTATAGCAACCCTTACTTTTATTAAGGAGactgtcgggacttccctggtggtccactggttaagactccgtgctcccaatgcagggggcctgggtttgatccctggtcagggaactagatcccacatgcgtgccgcaactaagagttcacatgccacaactaatgagctcGCCtggtgcaactaagacccggcgcaaccaaataaaaataaataaatattaaggagACTGTCCATCAGTGATTAAATAGGCTTAATTCCTACAAAGTAAGGATTACTTAATATTAAGGAGTCTGTCAATAGAATCATTACATCCAAAGTAGGAGAAAAAAAGTGATTGTTTTGAAATGTGCCAAAATGATatatgataaaattcaacatttatttcaa
This Balaenoptera acutorostrata chromosome 20, mBalAcu1.1, whole genome shotgun sequence DNA region includes the following protein-coding sequences:
- the LOC103007948 gene encoding myosin-2, producing MSSDQEMAIFGEAAPYLRKSEKERIEAQNRPFDAKISVFVAEPKEAFVKGTIQSREGGKVTVKTEGGATLTVKDDQVYPMNPPKFDKIEDMAMMTHLHEPGVLYNLKERYTAWMIYTYSGLFCVTVNPYKWLPVYNPEVVAAYRGKKRQEAPPHIFSISDNAYQFMLTDRENQSILITGESGAGKTVNTKRVIQYFATIAVTGEKKKEETGKMQGTLEDQIISANPLLEAFGNAKTVRNDNSSRFGKFIRIHFGTTGKLASADIETYLLEKSRVTFQLKAERSYHIFYQITSNKKPELIEMLLITTNPYDFPFVSQGEISVPSIDDQEELMATDSAIDILGFTNEEKISIYKLTGAVMHYGNLKFKQKQREEQAEPDGTEVADKAAYLQCLNSADLLKALCNPRVKVGNEYVTKGQTVEQVYNAVGALARAVYDKMFLWMVTRINQQLDTKQPRQYFIGVLDIAGFEIFDFNSLEQLCINFTNEKLQQFFNHHMFVLEQEEYKKEGIEWTFIDFGMDLAACIELIEKPMGIFSILEEECMFPKATDTSFKNKLYEQHLGKSANFQKPKMVKGRTEAHFSLVHYAGIVDYNITGWLDKNKDPLNETVVGLYQKSALKTLAHLFSGAQTAEGEASGGMAKRHGKKKGSSFQTVSALFRENLNKLMTNLRSTHPHFVRCIIPNETKTPGAMEHDLVLHQLRCNGVLEGIRICRKGFPSRILYADFKQRYKVLNASAIPEGQFIDSKKASEKLLASIDIDHTQYKFGHTKVFFKAGLLGLLEEMRDDKLAQLITRTQARSKGFLARVEYHRMVERRESLFCIQYNIRAFMNVKHWPWMKLFFKIKPLLKSAETEKEMATMKEEFQKTKDELAKSEAKRKELEEKLVTLVQEKNDLQLQVQAEAEGLADAEERCDQLIKTKIHLEAKIKEVTERAEDEEEINAELTAKKRKLEDECSELKKDIDDLELTLAKVEKEKHATENKVKNLTEEMANLDETIAKLTKEKKALQEAHQQTLDDLQAEEDKVNTLTKAKTKLEQQVDDLEGSLEQERKLRMDLERAKRKLEGDLKLSQESIMDIENEKQQLDEKLKKKEFEISNLQSKVEDEQALGIQLQKKIKELQARIEELEEEIEAERASRAKAEKQRSDLSRELEEISERLEEAGGATSAQIEMNKKREAEFQKMRRDLEEATLQHEATAAALRKKHADSVAELGEQIDNLQRVKQKLEKEKSEMKMEIDDLASNVETISKAKGNLEKMCRTLEDQLSELKSKEEEQQRLISDLTTQRGRLQTESGELSRQLDEKESLVSQLSRGKQAFTQQTEELKRQLEEEIKAKSALAHALQSSRHDCDLLREQYEEEQESKAELQRTLSKANSEVAQWRTKYETDAIQRTEELEEAKKKLAQRLQAAEEHVEAVNAKCASLEKTKQRLQNEVEDLMLDVERTNAACAALDKKQRNFDKVLAEWKQKYEETHVELEAAQKEARSLGTELFKMKNAYEESLDQLETLKRENKNLQQEISDLTEQIAEEGKRMHELEKIKKQVEQEKSEIQAALEEAEASLEHEEGKILRIQLELNQVKSEVDRKIAEKDEEIDQLKRNHIRVVETMQSMLDAEIRSRNDAIRLKKKMEGDLNEMEIQLNHANRTAAEALKNYRNTQAILKDTQLHLDDALRGQEDLKEQLAIVERRANLLQAEIEELRTTLEQTERSRKMAEQELLDASERVQLLHTQNTSLINTKKKLETDISQMQGEMEDIIQEARNAEEKAKKAITDAAMMAEELKKEQDTSAHLERMKKNLEQTVKDLQHRLDEAEQLALKGGKKHIQKLEARVRELEGEVESEQKRSAEAVKGLRKYERRVKELTYQTEEDRKNILRLQDLVDKLQAKVKSYKRQAEEAEEQSNTNLSKFRKLQHELEEAEERADIAESQVNKLRVKSREVHTKIISEE